From the Flavobacterium galactosidilyticum genome, one window contains:
- a CDS encoding alpha/beta fold hydrolase yields MLYSKIEGSGQPLLILHGFLGMSDNWKTLATQFATNFEVHTLDLRNHGRSLQSEEFSYEVMVQDVFEYCQANNLTKIFIIGHSMGGKVAMLLATRHPELVSKLIVADIGPKFYPQHHQDILAGLNAVDFSIKPSRADVEEIMKRFIPDFGTRQFLMKNLYWQEPGQLAFRFNLAVFNHKMDEIGVPLPEALVFSNPTLFIRGGSSNYILDSDFENIKEHFPKATIETIPNVGHWLHAENPAEFHLKVMSFLE; encoded by the coding sequence ATGTTATATTCAAAAATAGAAGGTTCCGGTCAACCGCTATTAATCCTTCACGGCTTTTTAGGAATGTCTGATAACTGGAAAACACTTGCCACACAATTTGCGACTAATTTCGAAGTTCATACACTTGATTTGCGCAATCACGGTCGCAGTTTGCAGTCGGAAGAGTTTAGTTATGAAGTCATGGTTCAGGATGTTTTCGAGTATTGTCAAGCGAATAATCTTACAAAGATATTTATCATCGGTCACTCCATGGGTGGAAAAGTAGCGATGCTTTTAGCAACGAGACATCCAGAATTAGTAAGTAAATTAATTGTTGCTGATATTGGTCCAAAGTTTTATCCTCAGCATCATCAAGATATTTTAGCAGGACTTAATGCTGTGGATTTCTCTATTAAGCCAAGTCGAGCTGATGTGGAAGAAATCATGAAAAGGTTTATTCCAGATTTTGGAACACGCCAGTTTCTGATGAAAAATTTATATTGGCAAGAGCCAGGACAATTGGCTTTCCGATTTAATTTGGCTGTTTTTAATCACAAAATGGATGAAATTGGGGTGCCGCTTCCTGAAGCGTTGGTGTTTAGCAACCCAACTTTATTTATTCGTGGTGGAAGTTCCAATTATATTTTAGATAGTGATTTCGAAAACATAAAAGAGCATTTCCCTAAGGCAACTATAGAGACGATTCCAAATGTTGGGCATTGGCTTCACGCCGAAAATCCGGCAGAATTTCATCTAAAAGTGATGTCTTTTTTAGAATAA
- a CDS encoding DUF4249 domain-containing protein, with the protein MKKYSLFFLMIIAYSCTNDTFSDGIKLESKLAVEGWIEEGDVPQVILSSTIPINDVVDSTNVLDHVIRSAKITVSDGETTEVLRVKSDDNRVPPFIYFGSEITGKAGKTYTLKIEYLNRIVEATTCIPKSVLLTTAAYKKNNAADTTGYVFIKFDDPVNEKNYYQIATRIDKQEPIFVPAFYGNLDDEKFNSNSIAMQVNKGILLFPKTKFKPYFTDGDLIFVKLRTMNKEAYDFWNSWQNEIVNSRNPIYPSNTSLKTNIKGGVGIWAGYGQSTILVQTPPKK; encoded by the coding sequence ATGAAAAAATACAGTCTGTTTTTTTTGATGATTATAGCGTATAGCTGTACTAATGACACGTTTAGTGACGGAATTAAGTTAGAATCAAAACTAGCCGTTGAAGGCTGGATTGAAGAAGGAGATGTTCCGCAGGTAATATTATCCAGTACAATACCAATAAATGATGTTGTTGACTCTACAAATGTGTTGGATCACGTAATACGTTCGGCAAAAATAACGGTTTCTGATGGAGAAACGACAGAAGTGCTGAGAGTAAAAAGTGACGACAACAGAGTGCCTCCGTTTATATACTTTGGTAGTGAAATAACAGGAAAAGCTGGGAAGACTTATACGTTGAAAATAGAATACTTAAATAGAATTGTAGAAGCGACTACCTGTATTCCGAAATCGGTTTTGTTGACCACTGCAGCGTATAAAAAAAATAATGCAGCAGATACTACGGGCTATGTTTTTATAAAATTTGATGATCCTGTAAATGAAAAGAATTATTACCAAATTGCTACAAGAATAGACAAGCAAGAACCCATTTTTGTTCCCGCTTTTTATGGAAATCTTGACGATGAAAAATTCAATTCCAACTCCATTGCGATGCAGGTAAATAAGGGGATTTTACTTTTCCCTAAAACGAAGTTTAAGCCTTATTTTACCGATGGAGACTTGATTTTTGTGAAATTAAGAACCATGAATAAAGAAGCCTATGATTTCTGGAACAGCTGGCAAAACGAAATTGTAAACAGCAGAAATCCTATTTATCCATCGAATACAAGTTTGAAAACAAACATAAAAGGCGGGGTTGGTATTTGGGCGGGTTATGGACAAAGTACAATACTAGTTCAAACGCCTCCAAAAAAATAA
- a CDS encoding phage holin family protein, which yields MNLLIKIIITAALVLLISNFMSGVRVESFTTALFVAIVLGSLNIFIKPILVIFTLPVTILTLGLFLLVINALIIILCTNIVGGFSVDSFWTALLFSIILSLLQSIMNGILGEGK from the coding sequence ATGAATCTATTAATCAAAATTATAATTACAGCAGCTTTAGTTTTGCTAATATCAAACTTTATGTCAGGCGTTCGTGTGGAAAGTTTTACTACTGCATTATTTGTTGCAATCGTATTAGGATCACTAAATATTTTTATCAAACCAATATTGGTGATCTTTACATTGCCAGTTACAATCTTGACATTAGGATTGTTTTTATTGGTGATAAATGCGCTGATAATTATATTGTGTACTAATATCGTGGGCGGATTTAGCGTTGATTCTTTCTGGACGGCCCTGCTTTTTAGTATAATCTTATCTTTATTACAATCAATAATGAATGGAATATTAGGAGAAGGAAAATAG